In the Pseudonocardia cypriaca genome, one interval contains:
- the alc gene encoding allantoicase: MADFRELPDLALRSLGGAVVYANDDAFAAKENLITPGRPAFDPTTFGSQGKVYDGWETRRRRSPGHDEAIVRLGASGVVHGVVVDTAWFKGNYPPEIAVDGACVDGLADVAGLEWEPLVARSAVTGDSENAFAAEQPRRLTHVRLRIFPDGGVARLRVHGEALPDPALLDALGTADLAALENGGRAVACSNAFYGSPNNLLLPGPARHMGEGWENARRRDDGNDWVEVALVAEAELVLAELDTSWFLHNAPGWAALTGRTADGGTVELLRRTALQPDTRHRFGVPTTAVTHVRMDVFPDGGMARLRLHGALTANGRTELAARWSQP; the protein is encoded by the coding sequence ATGGCCGACTTCAGGGAGCTGCCGGACCTGGCGCTGCGTTCGCTCGGCGGCGCCGTCGTGTACGCCAACGACGACGCGTTCGCCGCGAAGGAGAACCTGATCACGCCGGGCCGGCCGGCGTTCGACCCCACGACGTTCGGCTCCCAGGGCAAGGTCTACGACGGCTGGGAGACGCGCAGGCGGCGCTCGCCGGGGCACGACGAGGCGATCGTGCGGCTCGGGGCGTCCGGGGTGGTGCACGGGGTCGTGGTCGACACGGCATGGTTCAAGGGCAACTACCCGCCCGAGATCGCGGTGGACGGCGCCTGCGTCGACGGGCTCGCCGACGTGGCCGGGCTGGAGTGGGAGCCGCTGGTGGCGCGCAGCGCGGTCACGGGCGACTCCGAGAACGCCTTCGCGGCGGAGCAGCCGCGGCGGCTCACCCACGTCCGGCTGCGGATCTTCCCGGACGGTGGCGTCGCCCGGCTCCGCGTGCACGGCGAGGCCCTGCCCGACCCGGCGCTCCTGGACGCGCTCGGCACCGCCGACCTCGCCGCCCTCGAGAACGGCGGCCGGGCGGTCGCCTGCTCGAACGCGTTCTACGGATCCCCGAACAACCTGCTGCTGCCCGGCCCGGCCCGCCACATGGGCGAGGGCTGGGAGAACGCCCGCCGCCGCGACGACGGCAACGACTGGGTCGAGGTGGCGCTCGTCGCCGAGGCCGAACTGGTGCTGGCCGAGCTCGACACGAGCTGGTTCCTGCACAACGCGCCCGGCTGGGCGGCGCTCACCGGCCGCACCGCCGACGGCGGCACGGTCGAGCTGCTCCGCCGCACTGCGCTGCAGCCCGACACGCGCCACCGCTTCGGGGTTCCCACCACGGCGGTGACCCATGTCCGGATGGACGTCTTCCCCGACGGCGGCATGGCCCGCCTGC
- the allB gene encoding allantoinase AllB yields the protein MIVFRARRAVVEGAERPAAVLVSGERIEAVLPFDLPVDSPSDATEVVLADDEVLLPGLVDTHVHVNEPGRTEWEGFATATRAAAAGGVTTIVDMPLNSLPPTVDVAALDTKRAAAAGQCAVDVGFWGGAIPGNADQLAKLHAEGVFGVKCFLLDSGVPEFPPLDTEGLRAALTTVAEHDGLLIAHAEDGDAIRPASGRRYADFVASRPPEAEDGAIATLLRLARETGARVHVVHLSAASALPLLAAARADGLPVTVETCPHYLALTAEEVPDGDTRFKCCPPVREAGNRDALWQGLADGVIDMIVSDHSPSPPALKHLDTGDFGTAWGGIASLQVGLPVVWTEARRRGHGLAEVVRWMAQEPAALVGLTRKGRIAAGADADLVVLAPDEPYTVGELHHRHAVTPYAGRRLTGVVRQTWLRGAPVDGAPRGRLLRRGES from the coding sequence GTGATCGTCTTCCGGGCGCGGCGGGCCGTCGTCGAGGGCGCCGAGCGGCCGGCGGCCGTGCTGGTCTCGGGCGAGCGGATCGAGGCCGTGCTGCCGTTCGACCTGCCGGTCGACTCCCCGTCCGATGCCACGGAGGTGGTCCTCGCCGACGACGAGGTGCTGCTCCCGGGGCTGGTCGACACCCACGTGCACGTCAACGAGCCGGGCCGCACCGAGTGGGAGGGCTTCGCCACCGCCACCCGGGCCGCGGCGGCGGGCGGCGTCACGACGATCGTGGACATGCCGCTCAACTCGCTGCCACCCACGGTCGACGTGGCGGCGCTGGACACCAAGCGGGCCGCGGCGGCCGGGCAGTGCGCCGTCGACGTCGGGTTCTGGGGCGGAGCGATCCCCGGCAACGCCGACCAGCTGGCGAAGCTGCACGCCGAGGGCGTCTTCGGCGTCAAGTGCTTCCTCCTCGACAGCGGGGTGCCGGAGTTCCCGCCGCTCGACACCGAGGGATTGCGAGCCGCGCTCACGACCGTCGCCGAGCACGACGGGCTGCTCATCGCCCACGCCGAGGACGGCGACGCGATCCGGCCCGCATCCGGTCGGCGCTACGCCGACTTCGTCGCGTCCCGGCCGCCGGAGGCGGAGGACGGGGCCATCGCCACGCTGCTGCGGCTGGCCCGCGAGACCGGGGCCCGGGTGCACGTGGTGCACCTGTCCGCGGCGTCGGCGCTGCCGCTGTTGGCCGCCGCCCGGGCCGACGGGCTGCCGGTGACCGTCGAGACCTGCCCGCACTACCTCGCCCTCACCGCCGAGGAGGTGCCCGACGGCGACACCCGCTTCAAGTGCTGCCCGCCGGTGCGCGAGGCGGGCAACCGGGACGCGCTGTGGCAGGGCCTCGCCGACGGCGTGATCGACATGATCGTCTCCGACCACTCGCCCTCTCCGCCGGCACTGAAGCACCTGGACACGGGGGACTTCGGCACCGCGTGGGGCGGGATCGCGTCGCTGCAGGTGGGGTTGCCGGTCGTCTGGACCGAGGCCCGGCGGCGCGGGCACGGCCTGGCCGAGGTCGTGCGGTGGATGGCCCAGGAGCCCGCCGCGCTGGTCGGCCTGACCCGCAAGGGCCGGATCGCCGCGGGCGCCGACGCCGACCTCGTCGTGCTCGCCCCGGACGAGCCGTACACGGTGGGGGAGCTGCACCATCGCCACGCGGTCACCCCGTACGCGGGGCGGCGGCTCACGGGCGTCGTGCGGCAGACCTGGCTGCGCGGTGCCCCGGTCGACGGGGCACCGCGGGGGCGGCTGCTGCGGAGGGGTGAGAGCTGA
- a CDS encoding allophanate hydrolase-related protein produces MFLNGTAMSGGADHHLVGDAPLVARTTTAARYRFHAVGGKYPALEDIGEGGAAVEGEVYELSYEQLREVLLPGEPDGLELGVVELADGSGSLAMILRREYPQLPPLDDISELASWRAYQEKQ; encoded by the coding sequence ATGTTCCTGAACGGCACCGCCATGTCCGGCGGTGCCGACCACCACCTCGTGGGCGACGCCCCGCTGGTCGCCCGCACCACCACGGCAGCGCGCTACCGCTTCCACGCCGTCGGCGGGAAGTACCCGGCCCTCGAGGACATCGGGGAGGGCGGCGCCGCCGTCGAGGGCGAGGTCTACGAGCTGTCCTACGAGCAGCTGCGCGAGGTGCTGCTCCCCGGCGAGCCGGACGGGCTGGAGCTGGGGGTCGTGGAGCTGGCCGACGGCAGCGGATCCCTCGCCATGATCCTGCGCCGGGAGTACCCGCAGCTCCCGCCCCTCGATGACATCTCGGAGCTGGCGAGCTGGCGCGCGTACCAGGAGAAACAGTGA
- the pucD gene encoding xanthine dehydrogenase subunit D, protein MTSTETSPAGTRTTGRIGDSPLRPDGTLKVTGEFAYASDLWHDDMVWGVTLRSPHPHARIVSIDIGEALAVPGVTAVLTADDVPGENSVGLEHQDTPVLAGDVVRYQGEPVVLVAADHPETARRAANRIVVEYEPLPALTDPRKALDPDAPQVQPGGNLVRHLKIRRGEPNPTAPVVVALDFEVGMQDQAFLGPESGLAVPAEDGGLDLYVATQWLHVDQRQVCRALGMEPEQVRLHLAGVGGAFGGREDLSMHVHACLLALHTGKPVKMSYNREESFFGHVHRHPAWLTYEFGAEPDGTLVYAKADLLFDGGAYASSTPAVVGNGGTLGLGPYRIPNVHVDARGVYTNNPPCGAMRGFGCVQAAFAHEALMDELADAIGVDRVEIRARNGMREGDHNITGQEIDSAAPVAELIRRVRDLPMPPAPGPERDLRDLPGGVSNTTHGEGVVRGVGYAVTYKNVGFSEGFDDYSTARVRLQMIGGEPVATVQTAAAEVGQGLVTVEQQIVRTELGIDRVVVAPKDTSVGSGGSTSASRQTYVTGGAVKAACEKVRASLLERAGELLDRPSFGRSRLRLDGDKIVSEEGEVLTDLAAVLGDGFVEETVEWRHRPTYPVDPETGQGTAHVQYAFSAHRAVVDVDVELGLVKVVALDTAQDVGKAINPDAVIGQIQGGTAQGMGLALMEEIVVADGIVKNPSFTDYLIPTILDMPPMKIEVLEYADPHAPYGVRGVGEPPTISSGPAVAAAIRKATGRALRRVPIRPEHIVEPAAGV, encoded by the coding sequence ATGACCAGCACGGAGACATCACCCGCGGGAACCCGCACCACCGGCCGGATCGGCGACAGCCCGCTGCGCCCGGACGGCACGCTGAAGGTCACCGGCGAGTTCGCCTACGCCAGCGACCTGTGGCACGACGACATGGTGTGGGGCGTCACCCTGCGCAGCCCGCACCCGCACGCCCGGATCGTCTCGATCGACATCGGCGAGGCCCTCGCAGTGCCCGGCGTGACGGCCGTGCTCACCGCCGACGACGTGCCGGGGGAGAACTCCGTCGGGCTGGAGCACCAGGACACGCCCGTTCTCGCCGGCGACGTGGTGCGGTACCAGGGCGAACCCGTGGTGCTGGTCGCCGCCGACCACCCCGAGACCGCCCGCCGGGCGGCCAACCGGATCGTCGTGGAGTACGAGCCGCTGCCCGCGCTCACCGACCCGCGCAAGGCCCTCGACCCGGACGCCCCCCAGGTGCAGCCGGGCGGCAACCTGGTGCGGCACCTCAAGATCCGCCGTGGGGAGCCGAACCCCACCGCGCCGGTCGTGGTCGCGCTCGACTTCGAGGTCGGCATGCAGGACCAGGCCTTCCTCGGGCCCGAGTCCGGGCTCGCGGTGCCGGCCGAGGACGGTGGCCTCGATCTCTACGTCGCCACCCAGTGGCTGCACGTCGACCAGCGCCAGGTCTGCCGCGCGCTCGGGATGGAGCCCGAGCAGGTGCGGCTGCACCTCGCAGGCGTCGGCGGCGCCTTCGGCGGCCGCGAGGACCTCTCGATGCACGTCCACGCCTGCCTGCTCGCGCTGCACACCGGCAAGCCGGTGAAGATGAGCTACAACCGCGAGGAGTCGTTCTTCGGGCACGTGCACCGCCACCCCGCGTGGCTCACGTACGAGTTCGGCGCCGAGCCCGACGGCACCCTCGTCTACGCGAAGGCCGACCTGCTCTTCGACGGCGGCGCGTACGCCTCCTCCACGCCCGCGGTGGTCGGCAACGGCGGCACCCTCGGGCTGGGTCCGTACCGGATCCCGAACGTGCACGTCGACGCGCGCGGCGTCTACACCAACAACCCGCCGTGCGGCGCGATGCGCGGGTTCGGCTGCGTGCAGGCAGCGTTCGCGCACGAGGCGCTGATGGACGAGCTGGCCGACGCGATCGGCGTCGACCGGGTGGAGATCCGCGCCCGCAACGGCATGCGCGAGGGCGACCACAACATCACCGGCCAGGAGATCGACTCCGCCGCCCCGGTGGCCGAGCTGATCCGCAGGGTCCGCGACCTGCCCATGCCGCCCGCCCCCGGACCCGAGCGGGACCTGCGGGACCTGCCCGGCGGGGTCTCCAACACCACCCACGGCGAGGGCGTCGTCCGCGGCGTCGGCTACGCCGTCACGTACAAGAACGTCGGGTTCTCCGAGGGCTTCGACGACTACTCCACGGCCCGGGTGCGGCTGCAGATGATCGGCGGCGAGCCGGTGGCCACCGTGCAGACGGCGGCGGCCGAGGTCGGCCAGGGACTGGTCACGGTCGAGCAGCAGATCGTGCGCACCGAGCTGGGCATCGACCGGGTGGTCGTCGCGCCCAAGGACACCAGCGTCGGGTCCGGCGGCTCCACCTCGGCGTCGCGGCAGACCTACGTCACCGGCGGCGCGGTCAAGGCCGCCTGCGAGAAGGTGCGGGCCTCCCTGCTGGAGCGGGCGGGCGAGCTGCTCGACCGGCCCAGCTTCGGCCGGTCCCGGCTCCGGCTCGACGGGGACAAGATCGTGTCCGAGGAGGGCGAGGTGCTCACCGACCTCGCGGCGGTCCTCGGGGACGGGTTCGTCGAGGAGACCGTCGAGTGGCGGCACCGGCCGACCTACCCGGTCGACCCGGAGACCGGCCAGGGCACCGCCCACGTGCAGTACGCGTTCTCCGCGCACCGCGCGGTCGTCGACGTCGACGTCGAGCTCGGCCTCGTCAAGGTGGTCGCGCTGGACACGGCGCAGGACGTCGGCAAGGCGATCAACCCGGACGCCGTGATCGGGCAGATCCAGGGCGGCACCGCGCAGGGCATGGGCCTCGCGCTCATGGAGGAGATCGTCGTGGCGGACGGGATCGTCAAGAACCCGTCGTTCACCGACTACCTGATCCCCACCATCCTCGACATGCCACCGATGAAGATCGAGGTTCTGGAGTACGCCGACCCGCACGCGCCGTACGGTGTCCGGGGGGTCGGCGAACCACCGACGATCTCCAGCGGCCCCGCCGTCGCGGCCGCGATCCGGAAGGCGACGGGGCGCGCGCTGCGCCGCGTCCCGATCCGGCCCGAACACATCGTCGAACCCGCAGCGGGGGTCTGA
- a CDS encoding 8-oxoguanine deaminase, translated as MIIEGAHVVTVSGEELPGGHVVVEGNRITAVGAGPAPERSGRVVDGRGCLLTPGFVNTHNHLYQWVTRGLAVDATLFEWLTTLYPVWAGIDEHAVHVGASGALAQLARTGCTTSTDHHYVFPREGGDLLGAEITAAREVGLRFHPTRGSMDLGQRDGGLPPDHVVEDRDAILAASEEAIDRWHDPSPGAMLRIGLAPCSPFSVTGDLMREAAELARRRGVRLHTHLAETLDEEEFCRERFGCTPLDYVESLGWIGEDVWFAHAIHLDDAAVKKIGDTGTGVAHCPSSNARLGAGIARTRDLRDAGARIGLGVDGAASNEAGSLLEEVRHAVLFARAVGGPTALSVRDGLELATLGGAAVIGRTDELGSIEVGKLADLALWRIDGPAHADVADPVAALVLGAPPPLELLLVDGRPVVERDRVVTVDADALAREAEAVHRDLLEKA; from the coding sequence GTGATCATCGAAGGAGCACACGTCGTCACCGTCTCCGGTGAGGAGCTCCCGGGCGGGCACGTCGTCGTGGAGGGCAACCGGATCACCGCGGTCGGCGCGGGTCCGGCGCCGGAGCGCTCGGGTCGGGTCGTCGACGGTCGTGGTTGCCTGCTCACACCGGGCTTCGTGAACACCCACAACCACCTCTACCAGTGGGTCACCCGCGGCCTCGCTGTCGACGCCACGCTCTTCGAGTGGCTCACCACGCTCTACCCGGTGTGGGCCGGCATCGACGAGCACGCGGTGCACGTCGGGGCGAGCGGCGCGCTGGCCCAGCTCGCCCGCACCGGCTGCACCACGAGCACCGACCACCACTACGTCTTCCCCCGCGAGGGCGGTGACCTGCTCGGGGCCGAGATCACCGCCGCCCGCGAGGTCGGCCTGCGCTTCCACCCGACCCGCGGCTCCATGGACCTCGGGCAGCGCGACGGCGGGCTTCCGCCCGACCACGTCGTGGAGGACCGCGACGCGATCCTCGCCGCCTCCGAGGAGGCGATCGACCGCTGGCACGACCCGTCGCCCGGCGCGATGCTGCGGATCGGCCTCGCCCCGTGCTCGCCGTTCTCGGTGACCGGCGACCTGATGCGCGAGGCCGCGGAGCTGGCGCGGCGCCGCGGCGTGCGGCTGCACACCCACCTCGCCGAGACTCTCGACGAGGAAGAGTTCTGCCGCGAGCGGTTCGGCTGCACGCCCCTCGACTACGTCGAGAGCCTCGGCTGGATCGGCGAGGACGTCTGGTTCGCCCACGCGATCCACCTCGACGACGCGGCCGTCAAGAAGATCGGCGACACCGGAACCGGCGTGGCCCACTGCCCGTCCTCCAACGCCCGGCTCGGCGCCGGCATCGCCCGCACCCGCGACCTGCGCGACGCGGGCGCCCGGATCGGCCTCGGCGTGGACGGGGCGGCCAGCAACGAGGCCGGGAGCCTCCTGGAGGAGGTCCGGCACGCCGTGCTCTTCGCCCGCGCCGTCGGCGGCCCCACCGCCCTCTCCGTGCGGGACGGCCTCGAGCTCGCGACCCTCGGCGGGGCCGCCGTGATCGGGCGCACCGACGAGCTGGGCTCCATCGAGGTCGGCAAGCTGGCCGACCTCGCGCTCTGGCGGATCGACGGTCCCGCGCACGCCGACGTCGCCGACCCCGTGGCCGCGCTCGTGCTCGGCGCCCCGCCACCCCTGGAACTGCTGCTCGTGGACGGGCGCCCGGTCGTCGAGCGCGACCGGGTGGTCACCGTCGACGCGGACGCGCTCGCCCGTGAGGCCGAGGCCGTCCACCGCGACCTCCTGGAGAAGGCATGA
- a CDS encoding (2Fe-2S)-binding protein yields the protein MRIELTINGERREADDVWEGESLLYALRERLGLPGSKNACEQGECGSCTVYLDDTPVCSCLVAAGQANGREVTTVEGLGSGRERACERTEDTASARSAGRAPARTSDSLHPVQQAFLERGAVQCGFCTPGLIVSTHDLLQRNPSPSDPEIREALAGNLCRCTGYEKIMDAVRTAAEAAQ from the coding sequence ATGCGGATCGAACTGACGATCAACGGTGAGCGGCGCGAGGCCGACGACGTGTGGGAGGGCGAAAGCCTGCTCTACGCCCTGCGCGAGCGGCTCGGCCTGCCCGGCTCCAAGAACGCCTGCGAGCAGGGCGAGTGCGGCTCCTGCACCGTCTACCTCGACGACACCCCGGTGTGCTCCTGCCTGGTGGCCGCGGGGCAGGCGAACGGCCGCGAGGTCACCACCGTCGAAGGGCTCGGCTCGGGCCGTGAGCGAGCTTGCGAGCGAACCGAAGACACAGCGTCTGCGCGAAGCGCCGGCCGAGCGCCAGCGAGGACGAGCGATTCGCTGCACCCGGTGCAGCAGGCGTTCCTCGAGCGCGGCGCCGTGCAGTGCGGCTTCTGCACACCCGGCCTGATCGTCTCCACGCACGACCTGCTGCAGCGCAACCCGAGCCCGTCCGACCCGGAGATCCGGGAGGCCCTCGCCGGGAACCTGTGCCGATGCACCGGCTACGAGAAGATCATGGACGCGGTCCGCACCGCGGCGGAGGCGGCTCAGTGA
- a CDS encoding FAD binding domain-containing protein, translated as MDFLAPTTWADALAAKAEQPDAVPVAGGTDVMVEINFDHRRPPALLDLTRVPDLQEWATESDGRVRLGAGVTYTRIIDELGDRLPGLAMAARTVGSPQIRNRGTVGGNLGAASPAGDSHPPLLAADAEIEVASVRGVRRIPAAEFYTGVKRNALAADELIAAILIAPASGPQQFCKIGTRNAMVIAVSAFGLALHPQRRAVGTGIGSAAPTPRRALAAEDFLAGEIAAAGLWESRGELPEGLAVEFGRKVRDAAAPIDDVRGTAAYRLHSLSVMARRAATWAWDDYRRAA; from the coding sequence ATGGACTTCCTCGCGCCGACGACGTGGGCCGACGCCCTCGCGGCGAAGGCCGAGCAGCCGGACGCCGTGCCGGTGGCCGGCGGCACCGACGTGATGGTCGAGATCAACTTCGACCACCGGCGCCCGCCCGCCCTGCTCGACCTCACCCGCGTGCCCGACCTGCAGGAATGGGCCACCGAGAGCGACGGGCGGGTGCGCCTGGGCGCAGGCGTCACGTACACCCGCATCATCGACGAGCTGGGCGACCGGCTGCCCGGGCTGGCGATGGCCGCGCGGACGGTCGGCTCGCCGCAGATCCGCAACCGCGGCACGGTCGGCGGCAACCTGGGCGCGGCGTCACCCGCCGGGGACAGCCACCCGCCGCTGCTGGCGGCCGACGCGGAGATCGAGGTCGCCTCGGTGCGGGGCGTGCGGCGCATCCCGGCCGCGGAGTTCTACACCGGCGTCAAGCGCAACGCCCTCGCCGCCGACGAGCTGATCGCGGCCATTCTGATCGCGCCCGCGAGCGGGCCGCAGCAGTTCTGCAAGATCGGCACCAGGAACGCGATGGTGATCGCCGTGTCGGCGTTCGGGCTGGCCCTGCACCCGCAGCGGCGTGCCGTCGGCACCGGCATCGGTTCGGCGGCCCCCACTCCACGTCGAGCCCTTGCCGCCGAGGATTTCCTGGCCGGGGAGATCGCCGCGGCCGGGCTGTGGGAGTCCCGCGGAGAGCTGCCCGAGGGGCTCGCCGTGGAGTTCGGGCGGAAGGTCCGCGACGCCGCCGCCCCCATCGACGACGTGCGCGGCACCGCCGCGTACCGCCTGCATTCCCTGTCGGTGATGGCGCGCCGCGCCGCCACCTGGGCGTGGGACGACTACCGGAGGGCCGCCTGA
- a CDS encoding PucR family transcriptional regulator, with amino-acid sequence MQLRDLLAHPALGLRLLHAGSGPDAIDRPVRWVYTTDLIDPARYLSGGELVISGLVWRRKPADSERFVAAVAGAGAVALAAGEAVFHGIPDDLVDACRRHDLPLLAVPEEVSFAAVTELVVGALTAARGDRLALTLGRQRRLLSAVAGGLGLDELTAEVSAATGVAIRVLSATGRAVVAGPVPLTGDDLDAAVTTFLTADRLPAVVPGPGRSVFPVGPASEERITSWFVAADGDCTTWDAEVGDTVGELVAITALDRARRGEGLRLAREIAEDAIGLVAAGSAHRPEVAVRLRQAGLDPDGPLVVAVAGFTTPERVQTARSVLVDAATHAGPPAVGVHDGLAVALLPAGSPDSPTDAVLAAALRRLAPGLGSDRLTVGLSRPAPVDALSGALQEARHARELGARRPGPVHVVTGAEVTSHVALLAAVPDEVRRAFAVRVLEPVLDYDARTGAGLRETLEAFLECSGSWSRAAQRLHLHVNTVRYRIGRVEELTGRNLAELADRVDVYLALRSL; translated from the coding sequence ATGCAGCTGCGCGACCTGCTTGCGCACCCCGCGCTGGGGTTGCGGCTGCTGCACGCCGGCAGCGGACCGGACGCCATCGACCGACCGGTCCGCTGGGTCTACACCACCGACCTGATCGACCCGGCCCGCTACCTGTCCGGCGGCGAGCTGGTGATCAGCGGGCTGGTGTGGCGCCGGAAGCCGGCCGACAGCGAGCGGTTCGTCGCGGCAGTGGCGGGCGCGGGGGCGGTCGCGCTCGCCGCGGGCGAGGCCGTGTTCCACGGCATCCCGGACGACCTGGTCGACGCCTGCCGCCGCCACGACCTCCCGCTGCTCGCCGTGCCCGAGGAGGTGTCGTTCGCGGCGGTCACCGAGCTGGTGGTCGGCGCCCTGACGGCCGCGCGCGGCGACCGGCTCGCGCTCACCCTCGGGCGGCAGCGGCGACTGCTCTCGGCGGTCGCGGGCGGGCTCGGGCTCGACGAGCTGACGGCCGAGGTCTCCGCGGCCACCGGCGTGGCGATCCGGGTGCTCTCCGCGACGGGACGGGCGGTCGTCGCCGGTCCGGTCCCGCTCACCGGCGACGACCTGGACGCCGCCGTCACCACGTTCCTCACCGCCGACCGCCTGCCGGCGGTGGTACCCGGTCCAGGGCGGTCGGTGTTCCCGGTGGGCCCCGCCTCGGAGGAGCGGATCACGTCGTGGTTCGTGGCCGCCGACGGCGACTGCACCACCTGGGACGCCGAGGTCGGCGACACCGTCGGCGAGCTGGTGGCGATCACCGCGCTCGACCGCGCCCGCCGCGGCGAGGGCCTGCGACTGGCCCGCGAGATCGCCGAGGACGCGATCGGGCTCGTCGCGGCGGGGTCGGCACACCGGCCGGAGGTGGCCGTGCGGCTGCGGCAGGCGGGCCTCGACCCGGACGGGCCGCTCGTCGTCGCGGTCGCCGGGTTCACGACCCCCGAGCGGGTGCAGACCGCCCGTTCCGTGCTCGTCGACGCCGCCACGCACGCGGGGCCGCCCGCGGTCGGCGTGCACGACGGGCTGGCGGTGGCGCTGCTGCCCGCGGGCTCACCGGACTCGCCGACCGACGCCGTGCTGGCCGCAGCGCTACGCCGCCTCGCGCCGGGACTCGGGTCGGACCGGCTCACGGTGGGCCTGAGCCGTCCCGCACCGGTCGACGCCCTGTCCGGTGCCCTCCAGGAGGCCCGGCACGCCCGCGAGCTGGGCGCCCGCCGACCCGGCCCGGTGCACGTCGTCACCGGTGCCGAGGTCACCTCCCACGTGGCGCTGCTCGCGGCAGTGCCCGACGAGGTCCGCCGCGCGTTCGCCGTCCGCGTGCTGGAACCCGTGCTGGACTACGACGCGCGCACCGGCGCCGGCCTGCGCGAGACCCTGGAGGCTTTCCTCGAGTGCTCCGGGTCGTGGAGCCGCGCCGCCCAGCGGCTGCACCTGCACGTCAACACGGTTCGCTACCGGATCGGCCGGGTGGAGGAGCTCACGGGCCGGAACCTCGCGGAGCTCGCCGACCGGGTGGACGTGTACCTCGCGCTCCGATCGCTCTAG
- a CDS encoding DUF4394 domain-containing protein — protein sequence MRTSWKTTLIAGAALVATASCAGNTPSTPAAAAAPVGDPSRAGAGTAAVDVVGLVDGTSLVRFNTIDPTISGEPATVSGMAGDTQLVGIDFRVQDGKLYGVGDEGGLYTLTETGSATKVGELSVPLEGKVFGVDFNPAANALRIISDTGQNLRQPFATTPLPKTVADTELTNPAQAPATGTVPATGIVSAAYTNNDTEDTTATSLFVLDAAAGRISLQAPANGGTLSPTGSLGVDADAGWGFDIHTDADGVNTGYATVKVGSGYEMRSVNLLTGTTTRIDALNGAVTDIAVALT from the coding sequence ATGCGCACATCTTGGAAGACCACCCTGATCGCCGGCGCGGCCCTTGTCGCGACCGCCTCGTGCGCCGGCAACACCCCTAGCACGCCCGCCGCGGCCGCCGCCCCCGTCGGCGACCCGTCCAGAGCCGGCGCCGGCACTGCTGCCGTGGACGTCGTCGGCCTGGTCGACGGGACCTCGCTGGTGCGCTTCAACACCATCGACCCCACGATCAGCGGCGAGCCCGCCACGGTGTCCGGTATGGCCGGGGACACCCAGCTGGTCGGCATCGACTTCCGCGTCCAGGACGGCAAGCTGTACGGCGTCGGCGACGAGGGCGGGCTGTACACGCTCACCGAGACCGGCTCCGCCACCAAGGTCGGCGAGCTGTCGGTGCCGCTGGAGGGCAAGGTGTTCGGCGTCGACTTCAACCCGGCCGCGAACGCGCTGCGGATCATCAGCGACACCGGGCAGAACCTCCGCCAACCGTTCGCGACGACACCGCTGCCGAAGACGGTGGCGGACACCGAGCTCACCAACCCGGCCCAGGCACCCGCCACCGGCACGGTGCCGGCCACCGGGATCGTGTCCGCCGCCTACACCAACAACGACACCGAGGACACGACCGCGACGTCGCTGTTCGTGCTCGACGCCGCGGCCGGCCGGATCTCGCTGCAGGCCCCGGCCAACGGCGGCACGCTCTCCCCGACCGGCAGCCTGGGCGTCGATGCCGACGCGGGGTGGGGCTTCGACATCCACACCGACGCGGACGGTGTCAACACCGGCTACGCCACGGTGAAGGTCGGCAGTGGGTACGAGATGCGCTCGGTCAACCTGCTCACGGGCACCACGACCCGGATCGACGCCCTCAACGGGGCCGTCACCGACATCGCGGTAGCGCTGACGTAG
- a CDS encoding TetR/AcrR family transcriptional regulator, whose translation MSKGEATRGVILDEAGRLARRVGLGGLTIGSLATQTGMSKSGLFAHFGSKESLQLQVLEHSRDRFIDEVIRPALKAPRGLPRVRDLFERWLAWDSVEGGCPLTAASFELDDQPGPVRECLVRVQRDWSDTLATVFTSGIGEGHFRADADPLQFAQDLQGVMLSFHMASRLLADPSAADRARRALDTLLAAAAA comes from the coding sequence GTGAGCAAAGGTGAGGCGACCCGCGGGGTCATCCTCGACGAGGCGGGCCGGCTGGCGCGCCGCGTCGGCCTCGGTGGCCTCACGATCGGCTCGCTCGCCACGCAGACCGGCATGAGCAAGAGCGGCCTGTTCGCCCACTTCGGCTCGAAGGAGTCGCTGCAGCTGCAGGTGCTCGAGCACAGCAGGGACCGGTTCATCGACGAGGTGATCCGGCCCGCGCTCAAGGCGCCGCGGGGTCTCCCCCGCGTGCGGGACCTGTTCGAGCGCTGGCTCGCATGGGACTCCGTCGAGGGCGGCTGCCCGCTCACCGCCGCCTCCTTCGAGCTCGACGACCAGCCGGGGCCGGTGCGCGAGTGCCTGGTCCGCGTGCAGCGGGACTGGTCCGACACCCTCGCCACCGTCTTCACCAGCGGCATCGGCGAGGGTCATTTCCGCGCCGACGCCGACCCGCTCCAGTTCGCCCAGGACCTGCAGGGCGTCATGCTCTCCTTCCACATGGCGAGCCGACTGCTCGCCGACCCCAGCGCAGCCGACCGCGCCCGCCGCGCCCTCGACACGCTCCTCGCCGCAGCCGCCGCCTGA